One window of the Acaryochloris sp. CCMEE 5410 genome contains the following:
- a CDS encoding ATP-grasp domain-containing protein, with protein sequence MPTLLLTPRYTDDAQALWRAAIELGWDVERITRWDVPAHLLEVEEPVFYLEALMAPLLAEQFQRRLLEPPIDWLPKLPEPYRQRSIRLSTLEQARQIETAAFIKPPNDKSFPARVYIGPELPNGYPDETPVLISEIVQWEKEFRCFILNRTLKTFSVYLREGVLQRDNHFAHSPEEEAALVEFVSEILADETIDLPQAAVVDVGVICDRSWAVVEQNAAWGAGIYGCDPIQVLEVLRHAAVSA encoded by the coding sequence ATGCCAACACTCCTGCTGACACCCCGCTATACAGACGATGCCCAAGCTTTATGGCGTGCTGCGATTGAACTGGGTTGGGATGTGGAGCGAATTACTCGTTGGGATGTACCTGCGCATCTGCTGGAAGTTGAAGAGCCTGTGTTCTATTTGGAGGCTTTGATGGCGCCACTTCTGGCTGAGCAATTTCAACGCCGTCTGCTAGAGCCACCCATCGACTGGTTGCCAAAACTACCGGAGCCATATCGCCAGCGTTCGATTCGTTTGAGCACTTTGGAGCAGGCTAGGCAAATCGAGACGGCTGCTTTTATCAAACCACCAAATGATAAAAGTTTCCCTGCACGGGTGTATATAGGGCCTGAACTACCGAATGGATACCCTGATGAAACCCCTGTTTTGATCTCTGAGATTGTGCAGTGGGAAAAGGAATTTCGCTGTTTTATTCTGAATCGGACGTTGAAAACTTTCTCGGTGTACCTCCGCGAGGGAGTGTTGCAGCGGGATAATCACTTTGCCCATTCTCCTGAGGAAGAAGCAGCTCTGGTTGAATTTGTTAGCGAGATTTTAGCGGATGAGACGATTGACCTGCCCCAAGCAGCTGTGGTTGATGTGGGTGTGATTTGCGATCGCAGTTGGGCAGTGGTCGAACAAAACGCAGCCTGGGGAGCTGGAATCTATGGCTGTGACCCTATACAGGTATTGGAAGTCTTGAGACATGCTGCAGTATCCGCTTAA
- a CDS encoding adenylate/guanylate cyclase domain-containing protein, which translates to MAEQIDILASYVPDIVVRRLLQDPTPIAKPQIDRFPAAVIFIDISGFTILTETLVKSGPDGLETLTAILNAYFGQIVDLILKYGGDVLKFAGDALLAVWPVQEADETLQAQTLQACQCALVIQQFSQSYTATSDVSLALRIGIGAGDVAIAHVGGVYKRWEHAITGAPLGQIRLTQSLAQPGQVILSAEVITLIQYQCIGTTIDSDCWHLTALSKVDPPPKISPKELPIDLAAGLKAYIPGAILDRLEAGQREWLAEYRLLTLLFINLPDFNAKTPLEQAQRIMQALQSSLYRFEGSINKISVDDKGATLVAALGMPPFAHEDDADRGVRAALEMQTKLKGLGWRCSIGITTGNVFCGIVGSTRRREYTVIGDIVNLAARLMQAAQDNILCDPTTYRAARRRLAFTALPPLSLKGIEQPIVVYQPLGALKQQQHATRTLVGCQRERQHLLELAQILQFDQQGGTAILEGEAGIGKSQVVLNFLEWCQTQDLPFIVGAGDAIEKFTPYFAWRPIFTQILQLEQLLNAADRRQRILDLLGAREDLIALTPLLNFISGLDFPETPITQQMQGQVRADNTRNILLYLLQTGLDQDSHIIILEDAHWLDSASWALALAVHQQALPILCVIATRPLAEPWPEDYTQLLESEQTKYLRLRGLTHRETQQFVSQQLEVAHLPQPVSDFVYAKAEGHPLFSEELAYSLRDNGFIHIEQEQCQLTVPDQHLEDLDLPNTLQGLITSRIDRLLPPQQLMLKVASVIGRNFRGDLLEAIYPLAADKDHLPEHLDSLQRLELIVLDTPPPNLGYLFRHIMTQEVAYHLLVFSQRRELHRAIATWYEQNYTHDLATVYALLAYHWQQAETTDKATYYLEQAGEQAFQGGAYQEAVAFFSQVLALHTPKAHVSRLQLARWHRQLGEAHYGLGQLQESQHQLLQAITILGHPIPQNEQILGIKLAFQGVKQLWHRLQPRRRITSSPTRQAHILELTRSQICLGEVCYYTNAKTLGTYATLVGLNLAETVPPSSELSRIYANMCFATGVYQVHFLARQYGELAEQIIQKIKVQLPCISWICLVVGVYKSGVGQWLPARNTIQRSIDACRQLQDWHVLAQAVAGIALIDHFQGRFQDAISLWEETQELGAQHDDIQSYAWGLMGQAEEWACLGNWATATTCVEEVQAIFAEQPGLIADQIRFSGIASRVYLHNRDLHQAQQVIETAIQLLRDSDPIAVHTHEGYVGIAESCMELWIHDLQDAKQVRQACQSLQKFAQSFPIAQPRALLWQGVWFWHQGKTTQAQKQWHQALQLATALAMPYEQARIHQQWGQCLDPQDPGHRQHLDQAQQLREQLGQSPVSDTAHAIA; encoded by the coding sequence GTGGCCGAACAGATAGACATCCTGGCGAGTTACGTCCCAGATATTGTCGTGCGTCGGTTACTCCAAGATCCGACCCCCATCGCTAAACCCCAAATTGATCGGTTTCCCGCCGCCGTTATTTTTATCGATATCTCGGGATTTACCATCCTTACTGAAACCCTGGTGAAATCTGGACCGGATGGTTTAGAAACCCTGACCGCTATTTTGAACGCCTATTTTGGCCAGATCGTAGATTTGATTTTGAAGTATGGCGGTGACGTCCTCAAATTTGCGGGAGACGCACTTCTAGCAGTTTGGCCCGTCCAGGAAGCTGACGAGACTCTCCAAGCGCAAACTCTCCAAGCCTGCCAATGCGCCCTCGTTATTCAACAGTTTTCCCAGTCCTATACTGCGACGAGTGATGTTTCCCTCGCTCTACGGATTGGCATTGGGGCAGGCGATGTTGCGATCGCACATGTGGGCGGTGTCTATAAACGTTGGGAACACGCGATCACAGGTGCCCCCTTAGGGCAAATTCGCTTAACCCAAAGTTTGGCCCAACCCGGACAAGTCATCCTCTCTGCTGAAGTCATTACCTTAATTCAGTATCAGTGTATTGGCACTACTATCGACAGCGATTGTTGGCATCTGACTGCGTTATCAAAAGTAGACCCACCCCCAAAGATCAGTCCTAAAGAACTGCCGATTGATTTAGCAGCAGGTCTCAAAGCCTACATTCCCGGCGCCATTCTAGATCGACTAGAAGCCGGTCAACGGGAATGGTTAGCAGAATACCGACTGCTGACCTTACTCTTTATTAATCTGCCCGACTTCAACGCCAAAACGCCCCTAGAGCAAGCTCAGCGCATTATGCAGGCACTCCAAAGTAGCCTCTATCGGTTTGAGGGCAGCATCAACAAAATTAGTGTCGATGACAAAGGAGCCACCCTGGTCGCTGCCTTAGGCATGCCTCCTTTTGCCCATGAAGATGACGCCGACCGAGGGGTGCGAGCCGCCCTAGAGATGCAGACCAAATTGAAGGGTTTGGGCTGGCGCTGTAGTATCGGCATCACCACGGGCAACGTCTTCTGCGGCATCGTTGGCAGTACCCGTCGTCGGGAATACACCGTGATTGGCGACATCGTCAATTTAGCCGCCCGGTTGATGCAAGCGGCTCAAGACAATATTCTGTGCGACCCCACCACCTATCGGGCTGCCCGCCGTCGTCTTGCCTTTACCGCTTTACCCCCTTTAAGCCTCAAAGGCATTGAACAGCCCATCGTCGTTTATCAACCCTTGGGGGCTCTCAAGCAGCAGCAGCATGCCACACGCACCCTGGTGGGTTGTCAACGCGAACGTCAGCACTTGCTAGAGTTAGCCCAGATTTTGCAGTTTGACCAACAGGGGGGCACCGCTATCCTGGAGGGAGAAGCTGGCATTGGTAAGTCTCAGGTTGTTCTCAACTTCCTAGAATGGTGCCAAACCCAAGATCTACCGTTTATCGTCGGTGCTGGTGATGCCATTGAGAAATTCACCCCTTATTTTGCGTGGCGGCCCATCTTCACCCAAATTCTCCAGCTTGAGCAATTGCTGAATGCTGCGGATCGACGCCAACGCATTCTAGATCTGCTAGGTGCTCGGGAAGATCTGATTGCCCTCACACCACTTCTAAATTTCATTTCTGGTCTCGATTTCCCAGAAACCCCGATCACCCAGCAAATGCAAGGCCAAGTTCGTGCCGACAATACCCGCAATATATTGCTATATTTACTGCAAACAGGACTGGATCAAGATTCCCACATTATCATTCTCGAAGATGCCCACTGGCTAGATTCGGCTTCGTGGGCTTTGGCTTTGGCCGTTCATCAACAGGCATTGCCAATTCTCTGTGTCATTGCCACCCGCCCCTTGGCCGAACCCTGGCCGGAAGACTATACCCAACTCTTAGAGTCGGAGCAAACCAAGTATCTGCGACTTCGAGGCCTAACTCACCGCGAAACTCAGCAGTTTGTCAGTCAGCAGCTAGAAGTCGCTCACTTACCTCAGCCTGTCTCAGACTTTGTCTATGCCAAAGCCGAAGGCCATCCCCTCTTTAGTGAAGAATTGGCCTATAGTCTGCGAGATAATGGCTTTATCCACATCGAGCAGGAACAGTGTCAACTTACAGTTCCCGATCAACACCTAGAAGATCTGGATCTACCGAACACCCTGCAAGGATTGATCACCAGCCGAATTGATCGCCTCCTCCCCCCTCAACAGCTGATGCTCAAAGTGGCCAGCGTCATTGGTCGTAATTTTCGCGGCGACCTACTGGAAGCCATTTATCCCCTAGCTGCCGATAAGGACCACTTGCCCGAACATCTGGACAGTTTGCAGCGATTAGAGCTCATTGTCCTCGATACGCCCCCTCCCAACTTGGGATATCTCTTTCGCCACATCATGACCCAAGAAGTGGCCTATCATCTGCTGGTGTTTTCTCAACGGCGGGAATTACATCGTGCGATCGCAACTTGGTATGAACAAAACTACACCCATGATTTAGCCACCGTTTATGCTCTCCTGGCCTACCATTGGCAGCAAGCCGAAACCACAGACAAGGCTACCTACTACCTAGAGCAAGCCGGGGAGCAAGCCTTCCAAGGGGGCGCCTACCAAGAAGCCGTCGCTTTCTTCTCCCAAGTCCTGGCATTACATACCCCCAAGGCCCATGTCTCGCGCCTGCAGTTGGCCCGATGGCATCGCCAATTAGGAGAGGCCCATTACGGTCTAGGCCAATTGCAAGAGAGTCAACACCAGCTGCTCCAAGCCATCACCATCCTCGGTCATCCGATTCCGCAGAATGAACAGATTCTGGGGATTAAACTGGCTTTCCAGGGGGTGAAGCAGCTCTGGCACCGCTTACAGCCCCGCCGCCGCATTACCTCTTCTCCCACTCGCCAAGCCCATATTTTGGAGCTAACCCGATCTCAAATTTGCCTAGGGGAAGTCTGCTACTACACCAACGCCAAAACTCTCGGCACCTATGCCACCCTCGTCGGTCTCAACCTGGCAGAAACGGTCCCGCCGTCTTCTGAACTATCCCGCATCTACGCCAATATGTGCTTTGCCACAGGCGTTTATCAAGTCCATTTTTTAGCCCGCCAGTATGGAGAATTAGCAGAGCAAATCATCCAAAAAATAAAAGTGCAGTTACCCTGCATTAGCTGGATTTGCCTGGTTGTGGGAGTCTATAAAAGCGGCGTGGGCCAGTGGCTCCCCGCTCGGAACACTATTCAACGCTCCATTGACGCCTGTCGCCAACTGCAAGATTGGCATGTCCTCGCCCAAGCTGTAGCAGGCATTGCCCTAATCGATCATTTTCAGGGTCGTTTCCAAGATGCGATCTCATTGTGGGAAGAAACCCAGGAGTTAGGAGCCCAGCATGACGATATTCAGTCCTATGCCTGGGGACTGATGGGACAGGCAGAAGAATGGGCCTGTCTCGGAAACTGGGCTACCGCCACCACCTGCGTTGAGGAAGTCCAAGCCATCTTCGCCGAACAACCGGGCCTGATCGCCGACCAAATTCGGTTTTCAGGTATTGCCAGTCGCGTCTATCTCCACAACCGAGATTTACACCAAGCCCAGCAGGTGATCGAAACAGCCATTCAGCTGCTCCGAGACTCCGATCCCATTGCCGTCCATACCCACGAAGGCTATGTCGGCATTGCTGAAAGCTGTATGGAGCTATGGATTCATGATTTGCAAGATGCCAAGCAGGTGCGTCAAGCCTGCCAATCACTCCAGAAATTTGCCCAGTCTTTTCCCATTGCTCAACCGCGAGCCTTGCTTTGGCAAGGGGTATGGTTCTGGCATCAGGGCAAAACCACCCAAGCCCAAAAGCAATGGCACCAAGCTCTGCAGCTCGCGACAGCCTTGGCCATGCCCTACGAACAAGCCCGCATTCACCAACAATGGGGACAGTGTCTCGACCCTCAAGATCCGGGACATCGACAGCATCTGGATCAGGCCCAACAGTTGCGAGAGCAGCTGGGCCAATCTCCTGTGAGTGATACGGCTCATGCGATCGCATAG
- a CDS encoding GNAT family N-acetyltransferase: MNFDTRPYQLGDLRYLREIYLASRTVAFTWESPQGYQLEDFDQATEDKVIWVAAVGDRPVGYISWWEPDNFVYHLFVDPHFTRRGIGSALLHRCLTQVGRPVSLKCVQRNTAAIAFYVSQGWRIVSSGHSPEGAYYRMVFDQE; the protein is encoded by the coding sequence ATGAACTTTGATACGCGTCCCTATCAGTTGGGTGATCTGCGGTATCTTCGGGAAATTTACCTGGCTTCTCGAACCGTTGCCTTTACCTGGGAGTCTCCCCAGGGATACCAGTTAGAAGACTTTGATCAGGCGACTGAGGATAAAGTGATTTGGGTGGCAGCGGTGGGAGACCGACCTGTGGGCTACATTTCCTGGTGGGAACCGGACAATTTTGTCTACCATCTGTTTGTTGATCCGCATTTCACCCGCAGGGGCATCGGCAGTGCTTTATTACACCGTTGTCTGACCCAGGTGGGTAGACCCGTATCTTTGAAATGTGTGCAGCGGAATACGGCTGCGATCGCATTCTATGTATCCCAAGGATGGCGGATTGTCTCCTCAGGCCACTCCCCAGAGGGAGCCTATTACCGGATGGTATTTGATCAGGAATAG
- a CDS encoding YdcF family protein codes for MFLFLSKLIPQLIYPVGLSTVLLLVAIATFWKRPKVAATSVGLALGVLFFSANGWVGDGLLYSLEHQYPPLKQDATAEAIVVLGGCTRSAHPPRPWVEVSEAGDRVLYAAKLYREGKAPKVVLAGGRIYWKGGGQAEALDMAELLKIMGVPESALLLEPDSLNTFENATNVKRVLEQNDIDGPLLLVTSAFHMPRSMAIFEKQGLSVIAAPTDYQVTEVNENAGFLGFVLRLLPDVEALNYTTKALKEWIGFSMYRLRGWA; via the coding sequence ATGTTTCTATTTCTATCTAAGTTGATCCCTCAACTGATCTATCCAGTGGGGTTGAGTACGGTGCTGTTATTGGTTGCGATCGCAACCTTTTGGAAACGCCCCAAAGTCGCTGCTACTTCGGTTGGACTGGCCTTAGGTGTCCTCTTCTTTTCCGCGAATGGTTGGGTAGGAGATGGCTTGCTATATTCCTTAGAACATCAGTATCCGCCGTTAAAACAGGATGCCACTGCAGAAGCAATTGTGGTGCTGGGGGGATGTACGCGTTCGGCCCATCCTCCCCGACCCTGGGTGGAAGTGTCTGAAGCGGGCGATCGGGTGTTGTACGCGGCCAAGCTGTATCGAGAGGGCAAAGCCCCGAAAGTGGTCTTGGCTGGGGGGCGGATTTATTGGAAAGGAGGCGGCCAGGCAGAAGCGTTGGATATGGCGGAGTTGTTGAAGATTATGGGGGTGCCGGAATCTGCCCTATTGCTTGAGCCTGATTCCCTGAATACGTTTGAAAATGCCACCAATGTAAAGCGAGTGCTGGAGCAAAATGATATTGATGGCCCATTATTGCTGGTGACCTCTGCTTTTCATATGCCCCGGTCGATGGCGATCTTTGAAAAACAAGGGCTGTCCGTGATTGCGGCTCCCACGGATTATCAGGTGACGGAAGTGAATGAGAATGCTGGTTTTTTGGGATTTGTTTTGCGGCTACTGCCAGATGTTGAGGCATTAAACTACACCACCAAAGCACTCAAGGAATGGATTGGATTCTCGATGTACCGACTACGAGGTTGGGCTTAA
- the psaA gene encoding photosystem I core protein PsaA, giving the protein MTTSPGGPETKGRTAEVDINPVKASLEVAGKPGHFNKSLSKGPQTTTWIWNLHALAHDFDTQTNDLEEISRKIFSAHFGHLAIVFVWISGMIFHAARFSNYYAWLADPLGNKPSAHVVWPIVGQDILNADVGNGFHGIQITSGLFHILRGAGMTAPIELYSTSIGALVAAAVTMYAGYFHYHKKAPKLEWFQNAEATIGGHLINLLGLGNLAWTGHLIHVSLPINKMLDSGMAPEDIPIPHEYLLDKAFMADLYPSFAQGLAPYFTLNWGVYSDFLTFKGGLDPQTGGLWMTDIAHHHLALAVMYIIAGHMYRTNWGIGHHMREIMDAHKGPFTGEGHKGLYDVLTTSWHAQLAINLACWGSFSIVCAHHMYAMPPYPYLATDYATQLNLFVHHMWLGGFYIVGGAAHAAIFMVRDYDPAMNQNNVLDRMLRHRDTIIAHLNWVCLFLGFHSFDLYIHNDEMRSLGRPQDMFSDTAIQLQPIFAQWVQNLQANVAGTIRAPLAEGATSLAWGGDPLFVGGKVAMQHVSLGTADFMIHHIHAFQIHVTVLILLKGVLYARSSRLIPDKANLGFRFPCDGPGRGGTCQSSGWDHVFLGLFWMYNCISIVNFHFFWKMQSDVWGSANASGGINYLTAGNWAQSSITINGWLRDFLWAQSVQVINSYGSALSAYGILFLGAHFIWAFSLMFLFSGRGYWQELIESIVWAHSKLKIAPAIQPRAMSITQGRAVGLGHYLLGGIVTSWSFYLARILALG; this is encoded by the coding sequence ATGACAACTAGCCCAGGTGGGCCAGAGACGAAAGGCAGAACAGCTGAAGTTGACATCAATCCCGTCAAAGCTTCCTTGGAAGTTGCGGGTAAACCAGGTCACTTTAACAAGAGTCTGTCGAAGGGACCCCAAACCACCACTTGGATTTGGAACCTTCATGCTCTAGCTCATGATTTTGATACACAAACTAACGACCTGGAAGAAATTTCCCGCAAAATCTTTAGTGCCCATTTCGGACACTTAGCAATTGTTTTTGTGTGGATCAGCGGGATGATCTTCCATGCTGCTCGTTTTTCTAACTACTACGCTTGGTTGGCCGATCCACTCGGCAATAAGCCCAGTGCTCACGTAGTTTGGCCCATTGTTGGCCAAGATATTTTAAATGCAGATGTAGGTAACGGATTCCACGGAATCCAGATTACCTCTGGCCTTTTTCATATATTGCGTGGAGCTGGAATGACAGCTCCTATTGAACTTTACTCCACTTCTATTGGTGCCTTAGTAGCAGCTGCAGTAACCATGTATGCCGGTTACTTCCACTACCACAAGAAGGCTCCAAAGTTGGAGTGGTTCCAAAACGCTGAAGCAACGATTGGTGGTCATCTCATCAACTTGCTTGGCTTGGGTAACTTAGCGTGGACCGGTCACTTGATCCACGTTTCTTTGCCTATTAACAAAATGCTGGATTCTGGCATGGCTCCAGAAGATATTCCAATTCCACATGAATATCTTTTGGATAAAGCCTTTATGGCCGATTTATATCCGAGTTTTGCTCAAGGGCTAGCGCCTTATTTCACACTGAATTGGGGTGTTTACTCTGATTTCCTAACCTTCAAAGGTGGACTAGATCCACAGACTGGTGGGTTATGGATGACAGATATTGCGCACCACCACTTGGCTCTAGCTGTGATGTACATCATTGCTGGTCACATGTACCGGACAAACTGGGGCATTGGCCATCACATGAGAGAAATCATGGATGCCCATAAAGGACCGTTCACTGGTGAAGGTCATAAGGGTCTCTATGATGTCTTAACCACTTCTTGGCATGCTCAGCTCGCCATTAACCTTGCTTGTTGGGGTTCTTTCAGCATTGTTTGTGCCCATCACATGTATGCAATGCCACCCTATCCATATCTGGCAACAGATTATGCAACTCAGCTGAATCTGTTCGTTCACCATATGTGGTTAGGTGGTTTCTACATTGTGGGTGGTGCAGCTCACGCTGCTATCTTCATGGTTCGAGACTATGATCCCGCCATGAACCAGAACAATGTTCTCGATCGGATGCTTCGTCATAGAGACACCATCATTGCTCATCTGAACTGGGTTTGTTTGTTCCTAGGATTCCATTCCTTCGACCTATATATCCACAATGATGAAATGCGGTCTTTGGGACGTCCTCAGGACATGTTCTCTGATACTGCGATTCAGCTTCAGCCTATCTTTGCCCAGTGGGTTCAGAACCTGCAAGCAAACGTAGCTGGAACGATTCGGGCTCCCCTTGCTGAAGGTGCAACTAGCTTAGCTTGGGGTGGTGATCCATTGTTTGTCGGTGGCAAAGTTGCCATGCAACATGTTTCCTTGGGAACAGCCGACTTCATGATCCACCATATTCACGCATTCCAGATTCACGTTACTGTCCTCATCCTGCTTAAAGGTGTTCTTTATGCCCGTAGCTCTCGTCTAATTCCAGACAAAGCTAACTTGGGCTTCAGATTCCCTTGCGATGGACCTGGTCGGGGTGGTACTTGCCAATCTTCAGGTTGGGACCATGTGTTCTTAGGTCTGTTCTGGATGTACAACTGTATTTCGATTGTTAACTTCCACTTTTTCTGGAAAATGCAATCGGATGTCTGGGGTTCCGCCAACGCAAGCGGTGGAATAAATTATCTGACAGCAGGTAATTGGGCACAGTCTTCAATCACCATTAACGGTTGGTTGCGAGATTTCTTATGGGCCCAATCCGTGCAGGTGATTAACTCCTATGGTTCTGCCCTATCTGCCTACGGAATTCTATTCCTAGGTGCCCACTTTATCTGGGCTTTCAGCCTGATGTTCTTGTTCAGTGGTCGTGGCTATTGGCAAGAGCTGATTGAGTCTATTGTTTGGGCTCACAGCAAACTAAAGATTGCTCCAGCTATCCAACCTCGCGCCATGAGTATTACTCAAGGTCGTGCAGTTGGGCTTGGCCATTACCTCTTAGGTGGAATTGTGACCTCTTGGTCATTCTATCTAGCTCGAATTCTCGCATTAGGATAG
- the psaB gene encoding photosystem I core protein PsaB, producing MATKFPSFSQDLAQDPTTRRIWYGIATVHDFETHDGMTEENLYQKIFATHFGHLSIIFLWTAGLLFHVAWQGNFEQWIQDPLTVRPIAHAIWDPHLGDAATQAFTQAGASGPVDLCYSGVYQWWYTIGMRTNGDLYSGSIFLMVVAAVMLFAGWLHLQPKFRPSLAWFRDAESQMNHHLAVLFGASSLGWTGHLIHVAIPEARGQHVGWDNFLSTMPHPAGLAPFFTGRWAVYAQNPDTAGHIFGTSEGAGTAILTFMGGFHPQTEALWLTDIAHHHLAIAVLYIVAGHMYRTQFGIGHSMKEIMDAHRDPWYGATLQGLYDTYNESLHFQLAFHLAALGVITEVVAQHMYSLPSYAFISQDYVTQAALYTHHQYIGGFLALGAYAHGGIFFVRDYDPERNKGNALSRLLEHKEAIISHLSWVSMFLGFHTLDLYVHNDVVVAFGTPEKQILPEPIFAEWVQAAHGKLLLGLDSLLSNPQSIASTAWPNYGDVWLPGWLDAVNGANTPFLNIGPGDFLVHHGIAFSIHVTVLICVKGCLDARGSKLMPDKKDFGYSFPCDGPGRGGTCDISAWDSFYLATFWMLNTIGWVTFYFNWKQLSVWSGNLAQFNNDSTYLMGWLRDYLWGYSAQLINGYTPFGVNSLSVWAWIFLLGHLCWATGFLFLISWRGYWQELIETLVWAHQRTPLANLVMWKDKPVALSIVQGRLVGLVHFAVGYFVTYGAFVIGATAPLG from the coding sequence ATGGCTACTAAATTTCCAAGTTTTAGCCAAGACCTTGCCCAAGATCCAACCACTCGTCGGATCTGGTACGGAATCGCCACAGTTCATGACTTTGAGACTCATGACGGAATGACGGAGGAAAATCTTTATCAAAAGATTTTCGCAACTCACTTCGGCCATCTCTCAATTATTTTCCTCTGGACTGCAGGCCTGCTTTTCCACGTCGCCTGGCAAGGCAACTTTGAACAGTGGATCCAAGATCCACTCACCGTTCGTCCCATCGCCCACGCGATTTGGGACCCTCATCTGGGTGATGCTGCAACTCAGGCATTCACTCAAGCTGGTGCTTCTGGCCCAGTTGATCTTTGTTACTCCGGCGTATATCAGTGGTGGTACACCATCGGTATGCGTACCAATGGAGATCTCTATAGTGGCTCCATCTTCTTGATGGTTGTCGCTGCAGTCATGCTGTTTGCAGGTTGGCTTCACCTACAACCCAAATTTCGACCCAGCCTAGCCTGGTTTAGAGATGCTGAATCCCAAATGAACCACCACTTAGCGGTTCTTTTTGGTGCTAGCTCTTTGGGTTGGACAGGTCACTTGATTCACGTTGCCATCCCCGAAGCTCGGGGTCAGCATGTGGGTTGGGATAACTTCCTGTCAACCATGCCTCACCCTGCTGGTTTAGCACCTTTCTTCACGGGTCGTTGGGCAGTTTATGCTCAAAACCCTGATACTGCTGGCCATATCTTTGGTACTAGCGAAGGGGCAGGAACCGCCATTCTGACCTTCATGGGTGGCTTCCATCCTCAAACTGAAGCCTTGTGGTTAACAGATATTGCTCACCATCATTTGGCAATTGCTGTTCTCTACATCGTCGCAGGCCACATGTACCGCACTCAGTTTGGTATTGGCCACAGCATGAAAGAAATCATGGATGCTCATAGAGATCCATGGTACGGAGCTACATTGCAAGGTCTGTATGACACTTATAACGAGTCTTTACACTTCCAACTCGCCTTCCACTTGGCTGCGTTAGGGGTAATCACTGAGGTTGTTGCTCAGCACATGTACTCGTTACCGTCTTATGCGTTTATCTCGCAGGACTATGTGACTCAGGCTGCGCTCTATACCCATCACCAGTACATCGGTGGCTTCCTAGCTCTGGGTGCTTATGCTCACGGCGGCATCTTCTTCGTTCGGGATTATGATCCTGAGCGCAACAAAGGAAATGCGCTTTCCAGATTGCTTGAGCACAAAGAAGCCATTATCTCCCACTTGTCTTGGGTGTCAATGTTCTTGGGCTTCCATACCCTAGACTTGTATGTCCATAACGATGTTGTGGTTGCTTTTGGCACACCTGAAAAGCAAATTCTACCTGAGCCAATTTTCGCTGAGTGGGTACAAGCAGCTCACGGCAAATTACTCTTAGGTCTCGACAGTTTATTGTCTAATCCTCAAAGTATTGCTTCTACTGCCTGGCCTAATTACGGTGATGTTTGGCTACCTGGTTGGCTGGATGCAGTCAATGGTGCAAATACTCCATTCTTGAATATTGGCCCCGGAGACTTCTTAGTCCACCATGGTATTGCTTTCAGTATCCACGTCACGGTCTTGATTTGTGTTAAAGGCTGCTTAGATGCTCGTGGTTCTAAGCTTATGCCCGACAAGAAAGACTTTGGCTACAGCTTCCCTTGTGATGGTCCTGGTAGAGGCGGTACTTGCGATATTTCCGCTTGGGACTCCTTCTACTTGGCTACATTCTGGATGCTCAACACCATTGGTTGGGTCACCTTCTACTTCAACTGGAAACAGTTAAGTGTTTGGTCTGGCAACTTAGCTCAGTTCAATAATGACTCAACGTACCTTATGGGATGGCTGAGAGATTATCTCTGGGGTTATTCAGCTCAATTGATTAATGGTTATACACCTTTCGGTGTAAATAGCCTGTCAGTTTGGGCCTGGATCTTCCTCTTAGGTCACCTCTGCTGGGCGACTGGCTTCTTGTTCTTGATCTCCTGGAGAGGTTATTGGCAAGAGCTGATTGAGACTCTCGTTTGGGCTCACCAGCGTACTC